From the genome of uncultured Bacteroides sp.:
CGCTTGATTAAAGAAATGAATATGAATGCAGTTCGTTTATCTCATTACCCTGCTGATCCTGATTTCTATGAAGCTTGTGACGAACTGGGATTATATGTTATGAGCGAACTTGGCGGATGGCACGGACATTATGAAACTCCAGAAGGTGTTAAACTAGCGGAAGAAATGGTTACCAGAGATGTAAATCACCCATCTGTTATCTGGTGGAGCAATGGTAATGAAAAAGGCTGGAATACAGAATTAGATGGTGAGTTCCATAAATGGGATCCTCAGCTTCGTCCGGTTATTCACCCACAAGGAAACTTTAGCGGATTTGAAACAATGCACTATCGCTCTTACGGCGAAAGTCAGGAATATATGCGCTTACCTCAGATTTTTATGCCAACAGAGTTTCTTCACGGATTGTATGATGGCGGACATGGTGCCGGATTGTATGATTACTGGGAAATGATGCGTAAACATCCTCGTTGTATCGGTGGTTTTTTATGGGTATTGGCAGATGAAGGTGTGAAACGTGTGGATGAAGATGGCCGTATTGATAACCAGGGAAACTTTGGTGCCGACGGAATTGTTGGTCCTCATCACGAAAAAGAAGGAAGCTTCTTTACCATAAAACAAGTTTGGTGTCCGGTTCAGGTTATGAATACTAGTCTAGATAAGAATTTCGACGGAGTATTCCAACTTGAAAACAGATATGATTTTACTAATATAAATGAATGTAAGTTCGTTTGGAAGCAAGTTGCGTTCCCTTCTGCTTTGGATGATAAAGGAACTACTGTTGTTTTGAAACAAGGAGAAGTGAAAGGTACCGATATTGCTCCACATGCAGCGGGTGTACTTAAAACAAATATGCCTTCATTAACTGATAAAGTTGATGCTGTATTCCTGACTGCTATCGATAAAAATGGAAAAGAATTATGGCGTTGGAGCTGGAAGGTTGAAGGTAAGACTCAGAAAGAAGAGGCAAAATCTGGCAAGATTGCTTCTTACAAGGAAACAGAAAATGCTGTAACTGCTAGCGTTGCAGATAAAAGTTATACTTTTAGCAAAAAGGATGGTCAGTTGAAAGAGGTGATTAGCAACGGAAAGAAAATATCGTTTGCTAATGGTCCAAGATTCATTGGTGCTCGTCGTGCCGACCGTTCATTAGACCAGTTCTATAATCATGATGATCCAAATGCCAAGAGTCTGGACAGAACTTACAAAGAATTTAATGATGCTGCTGTATTCGAAAAACTTACAGTGAAAGAACAAGGAAATGATTTAGTAATTACTGCTTCCTATAAACTGGGAAATATGGAGACTGCTCAGTGGACAGTAAGACCCGACGGTTCTCTTGTATTGAACTATACTTATAACTTCAATGGTGTTGTAGATTTAATGGGAGTAAGATTTGATTATCCTGAAGATCAGATGCAAAGCAAGCGCTGGTTGGGTAATGGCCCTTACCGTGTATGGCAAAACCGTTTGCATGGAACAACTTATGATGTTTGGGAAAACAAATACAACGATCCTATTCCGGGAGAGTCGTTTACTTATCCTGAATTTAAAGGTTATTTCGCAAACTGTTCATGGATGAACCTGACTACTACCGAAGGTGTTATTTCTATAACCAATGAAACACCTAATGTGTATTTAGGAGTTTACCAGCCAAGAGACGGACGCGATGCATTGTTATATACTTTGCCTCAAAGCGGAATTTCTGTATTGGATGTAATTCCTGCGGTAAGAAACAAAGTAAATGCTACAGATTTGATTGGTCCTTCTTCACAACCTAAATGGGTAAGCGGACAAAAAACCGGTAAATTGATTCTCAACTTTAAGTAAATTCATAAATTCTGAGGGAGAACCTGAATAATGAGTAAATATAAATCGTTTCTGTTGTTTCTGTTGATTTTGTGTTGTACGGCTGTTACAGCACAAAAAACATTGTTGGCCAATAGATTTAATAATCCACCTCAAGAAGCATCTCCATGGGTGTTTTGGTATTGGATGCACGGTGCTGTTTCTAAAGCCGGTATTACTGCAGATATGGAAGCAATGAAGGCTGCCGGTTTAGGCGGTGCTTACCTTATGCCTATAAAAGATACTATAAATAATAAATCTTTTCTTCCTGCATACAGGCAACTTACTCCCGAATGGTGGGAGATGGTTCGGTTCTCCATGCAGGAAGCTGACAGGGTAGGACTGAAACTTGGTATGCATATTTGCGATGGTTTTGCCCTGGCTGGCGGACCGTGGATTACTCCCGAGAAATCTATGCAGAAAGTTGTGTGGAGTGATACAATTATTTCGGGCGGGAAAATAAAAAATATGCATTTGTATCGTCCTGAATCTTATGAAGGTTTCTATAAGGAAATAGGACTTTATGCCATACCTGTTCAGGAGGAATACTCAACAGAAATAAATGTTCCGGAAGTTACTTCTTCGAATGTCGAGGATAAAACTCCCTCTTACTTAGTTACCCGAAACGCTGAAGGTGCTTTCAAGGCTTCTTCTGCCTGCTGGATTCAATACTCATTTAAACAGCCTTTTACTTGCCGTTCTCTTGAACTTGTACTAAATGGAAACAACTATCAGTCCCACCGTTTGAAAGTTTGTGTTAGTGATGATGGCGTAAACTTCCGTACTGTAAAACAATTAACCCCTGCACGTCAGGGTTGGCAGAATACGGATGAGAACTCTACTCATATTATTCCTGCCACAACAGCTCGTTATTTCCGTTTTTACTGGGATCCGAAAGGTTCTGAACCTGGAGCGGAAGATATGGATGCTGCAAAGTGGAAACCAACTCTTAAAATAAAGAAACTGTATTTATCCAGTAGAGCTTTAATAGGTCAGTTTGAAGGTAAAGCCGGATTGGTTTGGCGCGTAAGCAAAAGAACTCAATCTGATGAATTACCGGATAAGGATTGTGTAAAACAGAATCAGGTGATTGATCTATCTGCTTCTTTAAATGGTGACTTGTTGAATGCAACTCTTCCTGCTGGAAAATGGAGAATTGTAAGAATGGGTCATACTTCTACCGGACATACAAATGCTACCGGTGGGGGAGGTAAAGGGCTGGAATGTGATAAGTTCAGTGAAGAGGCTGTGAAGATACAGTTTGATCATTGGTTTGGCGAGGCTTTCAGAAAGACTGACCCTGAATTAGCTAAACGTGTATTGAAGTTTATGCATGTAGATAGCTGGGAATGCGGAAGTCAGAATTGGTCGGACAATTTTATGGCCGAATTTAAGAAGCGCAGAGGGTATGATCTTGCTCCATACTTATTGGTATATACGGGTACTCCTCTTGAAAGTGCTGAAAAAACGGAGAGCATTTTAAATGATATTCGTCAGACAATATCAGAACTGATAGTAGATGTGTTCTATAAAACTTTAGCTGATAAAGCGAAAGAATACAATTGCGAATTCTCTGCTGAAAGTGTTGCTCCAACGATGGTTAGTGATGGTATGCTTCACTATCAGGCTGTGGACAGACCAATGGGAGAATTCTGGTTAAACAGTCCTACTCACGATAAACCAAACGATATGCTTGACGCTATATCTGGCGCGCATGTCTATGGAAAGAATATTATTCAGGCTGAAGGGTTTACCCAGTTACGCACTATGTGGAATGAAAATCCTTCAATGCTTAAGCCTTTACTCGATAGAAATTATGCTTTAGGCATAAATAAACTGTTCTATCATGTTTATGTGCATAATCCTTATGTGGGCAAAGCACCAGGAATGACGCTTGATGGTATCGGATTATTCTTCCAACGCGATCAGACTTGGTGGAAGCAAGGAAAAGCATGGGTTGATTATGCTCGTCGTTGTCAGACATTGCTTCAGTTTGGTCATCCGGTGGTTGATATAGCTGTATTTACCGGAGAAGAAGTACCTAGAAGAGCAATTCTGCCTGATAGACTTGTTCCTTCTCTTCCAGGAATATTTGGAAAAGAACGTGTGGAATCTGAAGCAAAACGTTTAGCGAATGAGGGACAACCAGTAAGAGAAATGCCTGTGGGTGTTTCAAACTCTGCAAATATGACTGATTTGGGCGATTGGATTGATCCATTATCAGGCTATGCTTATGATTCTTTCAATAAGGATGCGTTGGTACGTCTTTCAAGATCGGAATATGGTAAATTGATTGTTTCCGGCGGAGCTGAATATAGAATATTAGTGTTGCCAAAACCTCATCCTATGTCTCCCGACGGAGATTATATGAGTCTGGAAGTGGCACGCAAAATCAGATTACTTCAAAAATCCGGAGTCGTGGTTTTACTGGGTGATAAACCATCAAGAGTTCCAGGATTGGCTGATAAGGATTATAACACTAAAGAGGTGAATAAGATAGTTGACCTTATCTGGTCGGCATCACCACAATATAAGCTTCCTTATAACGAAGCTGATTTTTCTCAGTTCGGTTTAAAGAAGGATGTTATCTTTAAAGACAATGCAAAAGACTTCGCGTGGACTCATCGTGCTGACGAGAATGTTGATATCTATTTTATCGCTAATCAGAAGAATGAACGTCGTAAAGTGACTGTATCTTTACGCTGCAGTGGCAGACAGCCGGAATTATGGAATCCTGTAACCGGTGAAATAAAGGATGCGGAAGTGTGGAGCGAATTTGACGATAGAACAGAAGTTGCTTTAGACCTGGATGCTAACGAATCGGTTTTTGTTGTTTTCCAGCATGAAACTGAAGTTGCTTCAGGAAACAAGCAGTTAATTGTTACCACTGCTCCGTTGCAGACTAAAGATTGGACGGTGAATTTCCCTCAAGTATCCAAAAGCCTGAAAAAAGATTCTTTGTTTGACTGGAGTAAAGAAAGTGATGCTGATATTAAGTATTACTCTGGAACTGCCAATTATCAGACTACATTCCAGTGGAAAAACAAAGTAGGCAAGAAAGAAGTATATCTTGATTTGGGTAAAGTAAATGTAATGGCCGAGGTTATTGTTAATGGAATAAATTGCGGAATTGCATGGACTGCTCCTTATAGAGTTGATATTTCTAAAGCAATAAAGAAAGGAAATAACAACTTAGAGATTCAGATTGTAAATACCTGGTTGAATAAGATGAAAGGTGTGCGTGATCAAAAGATTAAAGCAGATAATGTTTGGACAAATGCTACCTATTGGTCAGAAAAGTTACCTTTGCAAGAGTCAGGACTTTTAGGACCTTTAAATCTTCTTATAAAGGAAAGTAAGAGAAAGTAATAGAGATATTAATAATTTAAATTAGTTTGGTTAGTAGAAACATGTACATGTTCGGATCCAATCATGTACAAGATTGAAAGTAATCATGTACAAGATCGAGGGCTAAACATGTACATGATTGTTTTAAGATAACCTGAATTAATACTTAGTTTATCATCGGGTTTTACTTAGATACTGATTATTAAATATATAATTAAATGAATAACAAGTTCAGATTTGGAGCACTCGCGTTGGCGCTATCGCTCTTTTGTTCGACCACATTAAAGGCCGAAGTTAAACTTCCAGCTTTTTTCTCAAATGGAATGGTTATACAACAACAAACTAATGCTTCTTTTTGGGGAACTTCAACACCTAATAAGAAACTGACAATTGTTACATCATGGAATAAAAAGAAATATACTGTTGATGTTGATGGAACAGGAAAATGGAAGGTTGCTCTTGCAACTCCTACAGCCGGTGGTCCGTATTCAATTACATTCAATGACGGCAAACAAACTGCTCTGCAAGATGTGTTAGTGGGTGAGGTATGGCTTTGCTCTGGTCAGTCAAACATGGAAATGCCAATGAAGGGTTATAAGAATCAACCGGTTGATAACTCGAATATGGATATCCTGAAATCTGCAAATTCTCAGATTCGTCTTTTCACTGTAGGACATAATTCTGTTATCGATGTGCAGAATGATGTAA
Proteins encoded in this window:
- a CDS encoding glycoside hydrolase family 2 TIM barrel-domain containing protein; the protein is MRKAVVFLSLFLTTFLYAQKTDKETIIQYLSGKGADDAVAWDFYCTDGRNSGKWSKIMVPSCWETQGFGQFQYGITFYGKPFPDGIAKEQGQYKHEFEVPTSWRGKSVRLVFEASMTDTEVKVNGRKAGEKHQGAFYRFSYDVTDMLKYGKKNLLEVTVKKESENAGVNLAERRADYWNFGGIFRPVFLEAKPAMNIKRIALDAKADGSFKASCFLGNATSDKLSLKTVILDAAGKKVKETVSPVKDGGDWTTVSLNVASPKLWSAETPNLYKAQFSLVDKDGVVLHQTEERFGFRTIEVRESDGLYINGVRVNIRGVNRHSFRPETGRTLDRAKNYEDVRLIKEMNMNAVRLSHYPADPDFYEACDELGLYVMSELGGWHGHYETPEGVKLAEEMVTRDVNHPSVIWWSNGNEKGWNTELDGEFHKWDPQLRPVIHPQGNFSGFETMHYRSYGESQEYMRLPQIFMPTEFLHGLYDGGHGAGLYDYWEMMRKHPRCIGGFLWVLADEGVKRVDEDGRIDNQGNFGADGIVGPHHEKEGSFFTIKQVWCPVQVMNTSLDKNFDGVFQLENRYDFTNINECKFVWKQVAFPSALDDKGTTVVLKQGEVKGTDIAPHAAGVLKTNMPSLTDKVDAVFLTAIDKNGKELWRWSWKVEGKTQKEEAKSGKIASYKETENAVTASVADKSYTFSKKDGQLKEVISNGKKISFANGPRFIGARRADRSLDQFYNHDDPNAKSLDRTYKEFNDAAVFEKLTVKEQGNDLVITASYKLGNMETAQWTVRPDGSLVLNYTYNFNGVVDLMGVRFDYPEDQMQSKRWLGNGPYRVWQNRLHGTTYDVWENKYNDPIPGESFTYPEFKGYFANCSWMNLTTTEGVISITNETPNVYLGVYQPRDGRDALLYTLPQSGISVLDVIPAVRNKVNATDLIGPSSQPKWVSGQKTGKLILNFK
- a CDS encoding glycosyl hydrolase — encoded protein: MSKYKSFLLFLLILCCTAVTAQKTLLANRFNNPPQEASPWVFWYWMHGAVSKAGITADMEAMKAAGLGGAYLMPIKDTINNKSFLPAYRQLTPEWWEMVRFSMQEADRVGLKLGMHICDGFALAGGPWITPEKSMQKVVWSDTIISGGKIKNMHLYRPESYEGFYKEIGLYAIPVQEEYSTEINVPEVTSSNVEDKTPSYLVTRNAEGAFKASSACWIQYSFKQPFTCRSLELVLNGNNYQSHRLKVCVSDDGVNFRTVKQLTPARQGWQNTDENSTHIIPATTARYFRFYWDPKGSEPGAEDMDAAKWKPTLKIKKLYLSSRALIGQFEGKAGLVWRVSKRTQSDELPDKDCVKQNQVIDLSASLNGDLLNATLPAGKWRIVRMGHTSTGHTNATGGGGKGLECDKFSEEAVKIQFDHWFGEAFRKTDPELAKRVLKFMHVDSWECGSQNWSDNFMAEFKKRRGYDLAPYLLVYTGTPLESAEKTESILNDIRQTISELIVDVFYKTLADKAKEYNCEFSAESVAPTMVSDGMLHYQAVDRPMGEFWLNSPTHDKPNDMLDAISGAHVYGKNIIQAEGFTQLRTMWNENPSMLKPLLDRNYALGINKLFYHVYVHNPYVGKAPGMTLDGIGLFFQRDQTWWKQGKAWVDYARRCQTLLQFGHPVVDIAVFTGEEVPRRAILPDRLVPSLPGIFGKERVESEAKRLANEGQPVREMPVGVSNSANMTDLGDWIDPLSGYAYDSFNKDALVRLSRSEYGKLIVSGGAEYRILVLPKPHPMSPDGDYMSLEVARKIRLLQKSGVVVLLGDKPSRVPGLADKDYNTKEVNKIVDLIWSASPQYKLPYNEADFSQFGLKKDVIFKDNAKDFAWTHRADENVDIYFIANQKNERRKVTVSLRCSGRQPELWNPVTGEIKDAEVWSEFDDRTEVALDLDANESVFVVFQHETEVASGNKQLIVTTAPLQTKDWTVNFPQVSKSLKKDSLFDWSKESDADIKYYSGTANYQTTFQWKNKVGKKEVYLDLGKVNVMAEVIVNGINCGIAWTAPYRVDISKAIKKGNNNLEIQIVNTWLNKMKGVRDQKIKADNVWTNATYWSEKLPLQESGLLGPLNLLIKESKRK